The following are encoded together in the Cheilinus undulatus linkage group 3, ASM1832078v1, whole genome shotgun sequence genome:
- the kif21b gene encoding kinesin-like protein KIF21B isoform X6, which yields MAKEKIEGCHVCTLVTPGEPQVLLGKDKAFTYDFVFDINSEQHQIYQACVYKLIEGCFEGYNATVFAYGQTGSGKTYTMGTGFDVSLSPPEQGIIPRAVHQLFEGIQSRRVRAQQAGSQPPEFKVSAQFLELYNEEILDLFDGARDPESRSRKSNIKIHEDASGSIYTTGVTSRLVQSEEELLQCLKLGALSRTTASTQMNAQSSRSHAIFTIHLCQMRVCQQPQMNGGGENGELNGVDSGPIAQPEFETLMAKFHFVDLAGSERLKRTGATGERAREGISINCGLLALGNVISALGDQTKKGGHVPYRDSKLTRLLQDSLGGNSRTVMIACVSPSDRDFMETLNTLKYANRARNIKNKVVVNQDKTSQQISALRAEIARLQMELMEYKAGKRVACEDGSEGFSDLYQENAMLQRENDTLRLRVKAMQETIDHLNTRVTHLLANEVSTLLTKSSEGNEEIGALIQNYIREVEELRTKLLESEAMNESLRRHAARMSSRSPFPSSSLTPAPGHPPGSSPAPMSMEAEMTDVLRRAKLDIERLKKKERRQRRMSPELEKGLKKRVKLHTHENGENGQSRENGENGEIDSDDNYTEDIMSPLQEESGCDEDEGEDEEEGREEEDGFDSDESLVDSDSDSDEKANFQADLADLTCEIEIKQRLIDELENSQRRLLMLKLQYEEKLILLQNKIRDTQLERDRVLQNLMTMENYTEEKANKIKQEYEKRLKEMNRDLLKLQAAQKEHARLLKNQGRYERELKKLQGEVNEMKKAKVALMKQMKEEQQRRRMVEAKRNREIAQLKKEQRRQEYQIRALESQKRQQELVLRRKTQEVTALRRLAKPMSDRVAGRVARWNQTPSVTDSGAELSASTTASSSEPETGRSVSGLVRQWNNKHNGFGYLGESEGSMDGTRVIGSRKKLQRKPAGLGSIAAAGRASSFSKSARQKWQTLERRIMDIVMQRMTISNVEADMDRLIKKREELTAQQEALSHKREVLMADGEGPEAEDRLLLEINEEIEVLNANIDYINDSLSDCQATIVQIEETKDELDSVDTSVVISSCSLAEARNLLDHFLKASIEKSLQVAQREAQIRLLEGQLRQTDVIGSSHNHMILDALREKAEYIPELQALIHNVQQENGYASTDEEPSEFSQASDSSVSQMKESNSQDDFKMKMEPRLSAQMKAVSAEYLGPALDPSSSNKQQHITKSLASLTDIREDGLSLGRVSLGLSLALRDPYHRDRASRTISLPIRGHTFPRQSRGYDTSPITRRKSYDRAYRPTDGYTPPSSPPLRTRNDRNVFSRLTSNQAQGSALDKSDDSDSSLSEVLRGVINPIGGVKGGRTAPLQSVSVAEGHSKPVLCVDATDELLFTGSKDRTCKMWNLVTGQEIVTLKGHPNNVVSVKYCPASCLVFSVSTSYIKVWDIRDSAKCIRTLTSSGQVVSGDACAGTTTRTITFAQGECQINQIALNPSGSVLYAAAGNTVRIWDLNKMQAMGKLMGHIGSVMCLTVGQSLLGKDQVITGSKDHYVKVFDVAEGTLGNVGPAHNFEPPHYDGIECLAVNGDVLFSGSRDNGIKKWDLEQQELTQQIPNAHKDWVCALAYVPGRPMLLSGCRGGMLKVWNVDNFTPIGEVRAHDSPINAICTNSRQIFTASSDCRVKLWSYVPGLTPCLPRRVLAIKGRATSLP from the exons ATGGCCAAGGAGAAGATCGAGGGCTGCCACGTGTGCACGCTGGTCACACCTGGAGAACCGCAAGTCCTGCTGGGAAAGGACAAAGCCTTTACGTACGACTTTGTGTTTGACATAAACTCAGAGCAGCACCAGATCTACCAGGCCTGTGTGTACAAACTCATCGAGGGCTGCTTTGAGGGATACAACGCCACTGTGTTTGCCTATGGGCAG ACTGGTTCAGGAAAGACATACACCATGGGCACGGGCTTCGATGTGAGCTTGAGTCCACCTGAACAGGGAATCATCCCGCGGGCTGTCCACCAGCTGTTCGAGGGGATCCAGAGCAGGAGGGTGCGCGCCCAGCAGGCCGGCAGCCAACCacctgagtttaaagtcagcgCCCAGTTCCTGGAG TTGTACAACGAGGAGATCCTGGACCTGTTTGACGGAGCCAGGGACCCAGAGAGTCGGAGCAGAAAGTCCAACATTAAGATTCACGAAGATGCCAGCGGCAGCATCTACACCACAGGAGTCACCTCCAGACTAGTGCAatcagaggaggag CTGTTGCAGTGTTTGAAGCTTGGCGCTCTGTCCCGCACCACAGCCAGCACCCAGATGAACGCTCAAAGCTCCCGCTCACACGCCATCTTCACCATCCACCTCTGTCAGATGAGAGTGTGCCAGCAGCCTCAAATG AATGGAGGAGGGGAGAACGGGGAGTTGAATGGTGTGGACTCAGGCCCAATTGCCCAGCCTGAGTTTGAGACCCTGATGGCAAAGTTTCACTTTGTGGACCTCGCTGGATCTGAGAGGTTGAAACGCACTGGAGCTACAGGAGAGAGAGCTCGAGAGGGAATCTCCATCAACTGTGGACTG CTGGCCCTGGGAAATGTGATCAGTGCTTTAGGGGACCAAACTAAAAAAGGGGGACACGTCCCATACAGAGACTCCAAACTCACTCGTCTGTTACAGGACTCACTGGGAGGAAACAG TCGCACGGTGATGATTGCCTGTGTCAGCCCATCAGACCGGGACTTCATGGAGACCCTGAACACGCTGAAGTACGCCAACCGAGCGCGAAACATCAAGAACAAGGTGGTAGTGAACCAGGACAAGACCAGCCAGCAGATCAGTGCCCTGCGTGCTGAGATCGCCCGCCTTCAGATGGAGCTGATGGAGTACAAGGCG GGGAAGCGTGTTGCTTGTGAGGATGGCTCAGAGGGCTTTAGTGACCTGTATCAGGAGAACGCcatgctgcagagagagaatgaCACACTGCGCCTCAGAGTGAAGGCCATGCAGGAGACCATCGACCACCTCAACACCAGAGTAACACATCTACTGGCCAATGAGGTCAGCACTCTGCTCACCAAGTCAA GTGAAGGCAATGAGGAGATCGGAGCTTTAATCCAAAACTACATCAGAGAGGTTGAAGAGCTGAG AACCAAACTACTTGAGAGCGAGGCCATGAACGAGTCACTGCGACGGCACGCAGCCCGAATGTCCTCTCGTTCCCCATTCCCTTCCTCTTCCCTCACCCCTGCCCCCGGCCACCCACCTGGCTCCTCTCCTGCTCCCATGTCCATGGAGGCTGAGATGACAGATGTGTTACGTCGGGCCAAGCTGGACATAGAGAGGCtgaagaagaaggagaggaggcagaggaggatgAG TCCAGAGTTGGAGAAGGGTCTGAAGAAGAGAGTGAAACTGCACACTCATGAGAATGGAGAGAACGGGCAGAGTCGTGAAAACGGAGAGAATGGAGAGATAGACTCAGATGATAATTACACTGAG GACATCATGTCTCCACTGCAGGAGGAGAGCGGCTGTGATGAAGACGAAGGGGAGGACGAGGAGGAaggcagggaggaggaggatgggttCGACAGTGACGAGAGCCTGGTGGATTCAGACTCAGACTCTGATGAGAAAG CTAACTTCCAGGCAGACCTGGCTGATCTGACCTGTGAGATTGAGATTAAACAGAGGCTGATCGATGAGCTGGAGAACAGCCAGCGGAGGCTGCTGATGCTGAAGCTGCAGTATGAGGAGAAACTCATCCTGCTGCAGAACAAGATccgagacacacagctggagagaGATCGCGTCCTGCAGAACCTCA TGACCATGGAGAACTACACAGAGGAAAAGGCCAATAAGATAAAACAGGAGTATGAGAAACGTCTTAAGGAGATGAACCGAGACCTGCTTAAGCTACAAGCTGCACAAAAAGAGCATGCTCGTCTCCTCAAAAACCAGGGGAGGTATGAGCGGGAACTAAAGAAACTCCAGGGAGAGGTCAATGAGATGAAGAAAGCCAAG GTGGCACTGATGAAACAGATgaaggaggagcagcagaggaggaggatggtggAGGCAAAGAGGAACCGAGAGATCGCCCAGCTCAAGAAGGAGCAGCGACGACAAGAG TATCAGATCCGAGCTCTTGAGTCCCAGAAGCGGCAGCAGGAGCTGGTGCTGCGCAGGAAGACTCAAGAGGTGACTGCCCTGCGGCGCCTTGCTAAGCCCATGTCAGACCGTGTAGCCGGGCGCGTGGCCCGCTGGAACCAGACACCCTCAGTTACAGACTCTGGAGCCGAGTTATCAGCCAGCACAACAGCGAGCAGCTCTGAACCTGAGACTGGGAGGTCAGTGAGTGGACTGGTGAGGCAGTGGAACAACAAGCACAATGGGTTTGGATACCTCGGGGAGAGTGAGGGGAGCATGGATGGAACCAGAGTCATTGG CAGTAGGAAGAAGCTGCAGCGTAAGCCAGCAGGTCTGGGAAGCATCGCAGCAGCAGGCAGAGCCAGCAGTTTCTCCAAATCTGCTCGACAGAAGTGGCAAACCCTGGAGCGTCGCATCATGGACATTGTCATGCAAAGAATGACAATCTCTAATGTGGAAGCCGACATGGATCGCCTTATTAAG AAGCGAGAGGAGTTAACAGCTCAGCAGGAAGCGCTTTCGCACAAGAGGGAGGTACTGATGGCGGATGGGGAGGGGCCCGAAGCAGAAGACCGCCTCCTTCTTGAAATCAACGAGGAGATTGAGGTGCTCAATGCCAACATAGACTACATCAATGACAGCCTGTCTGACTGCCAAGCCACCATTGTACAGATAGAAGAGACCAAG GATGAGCTGGACTCAGTGGACACATCAGTGGTGATCAGCTCCTGCTCTCTGGCTGAGGCTCGCAACCTGCTGGACCACTTCCTGAAGGCCTCCATTGAGAAG AGCTTACAGGTGGCTCAGAGGGAGGCTCAGATCAGACTGTTGGAGGGTCAGCTTAGACAGACTGATGTGATTGGCTCATCCCATAACCACATGATTCTGGACGCCCTGCGGGAAAAGGCAGAATACATCCCTGAACTCCAGGCTCTTATCCACAATGTACAGCAAG AAAATGGCTATGCAAGCACAGACGAGGAGCCATCTGAGTTCAGCCAAGCTTCTGACAGCAG TGTATCTCAAATGAAAGAGTCAAACAGCCAGGATGATTTCAAGATGAAG ATGGAGCCTCGTCTGTCAGCACAGATGAAGGCTGTGTCAGCGGAGTATCTGGGTCCAGCCCTGGACCCCTCATCGAGCAACAAGCAGCAGCACATCACCAAGTCTCTAGCTTCACTGACCGACATCCGGGAGGATGGCTTGAGCCTGGGGAGAGTGAGTCTGGGGCTCAGCTTGGCTTTGAGAGACCCCTACCACAGGGACCGGGCATCCCGCACCATCAGCCTACCTATCAGGGGACACACCTT TCCCAGGCAGTCTCGGGGTTATGACACGTCCCCAATAACAAGAAGGAAATCTTACGACCGTGCATACAG ACCCACTGATGGCTAtactcccccctcctccccgcCTCTGAGGACCAGAAATGACCGAAACGTGTTCTCAAGGCTCACCAGCAACCAGGCCCAAGGCTCTGCTCTTGACAA GTCGGATGACAGCGACTCCTCGCTCTCCGAGGTGCTCAG GGGTGTGATCAATCCCATCGGGGGTGTGAAGGGGGGTCGGACAGCACCCCTGCAGAGTGTTTCTGTAGCCGAAGGCCATTCCAAGCCGGTGCTGTGTGTGGATGCTACAGATGAGCTGCTGTTCACTGGATCTAAAG aTCGTACCTGTAAGATGTGGAACCTGGTGACAGGTCAGGAGATCGTCACCCTCAAAGGCCACCCAAACAACGTGGTGTCAGTCAAATATTGTCCCGCCTCCTGCCTGGTTTTCTCCGTCTCCACTTCCTACATCAAGGTGTGGGACATCCGTGACTCTGCCAAGTGTATCCGCACGCTTAC TTCTTCAGGGCAAGTAGTCTCTGGTGATGCGTGTGCAGGCACCACCACCCGCACAATAACCTTTGCACAGGGGGAGTGTCAGATCAACCAGATCGCCCTCAACCCTTCAGGATCTGTGCTTTATGCCGCTGCTGGAAACACTGTGCGCATATGGGATCTCAACAA GATGCAAGCAATGGGGAAGCTGATGGGCCACATCGGCTCTGTCATGTGCCTGACAGTGGGACAGTCTCTGCTGGGCAAAGACCAGGTCATCACTGGCTCTAAAGACCATTATGTCAAG GTTTTTGACGTGGCAGAAGGAACTCTGGGCAACGTAGGCCCAGCTCATAACTTTGAGCCACCACATTATGATGGTATTGAATGCTTGGCTGTTAATGGAGATGTGCTGTTCAGTGGATCGAGAGACAACGGCATCAAAAAATGGGATTTGGAGCAGCAGGAACTCACGCAG